From Actinoplanes oblitus, a single genomic window includes:
- a CDS encoding HAD-IC family P-type ATPase yields the protein MEQVLAAPPTGLSAAEAAARQRRGEANTQVKGGSRSYTEILRTNVFSFFNIILFVIGVALLTLQRYSDALISVGLGLINAMISAAQEIRAKRKLDRLRLLDQHAVVVVRDGTELAVEPDRVVRGDVLRIAAGDQIVVDGPLLPGGEVEADESLLTGESDPVAKQPGDDLRSGSLCVSGDGHQLARDVGVHSHAGRLTAEARRATTDRTPLQRRIEFVVRLVMVLVALMSGAILAQAAIEGFTLLRVVQITAVLSGLVPYGLFFLIALAYTAGAVRIGQQGALVQQVNAVESMSNVDVVCTDKTGTLTTGDLAVDEIVPIGEREYAEVAHALGGLAHNVTTPNLTTTAIAAELGGPVWEVRDEVPFASSLRWSGLVTDEDTWVLGAPDALAGRLRGPLPEGLVAERTGRGLRVLLLARAEETGAPLRDAGQQPELPMLEPYGLIALGDDLRAEVPGTIRRFRCGGVDLKVLSGDDPHTVAAIADRAGLDVGEPVSGAALDGLDDAELDAMVARTTVFGRVAPEHKERIVRSLRRQRRYVAMIGDGVNDARALKQAHVGVAMRSGSAVTRGVADIVLVDDSFAVLPPAREEGRKIINGIGMSLYVFLARVASQGLVILAVTMLGLGFPYSPTQVGLTLFTVGVPTFFLTFWAEPVPPDRRSFISMTRFVLPTSIVTAGVGTAVYTALYEAITLGFNSGRTPAEVIDVFERYTGLQYGVDADFTAATATITAQTGLSTFFCFASFILILFLAPPNRLFAAWTAPTDDRRPAILVGGLILAFLAVLNVPVLWTYFGLIGPTRIVATIVPLALLIWFLALTAAFRFKLLDRALGVHNLRR from the coding sequence ATGGAGCAGGTGTTGGCGGCGCCGCCCACGGGGCTCAGCGCGGCGGAAGCAGCCGCCAGGCAGCGGCGCGGGGAGGCGAACACCCAGGTCAAGGGCGGTTCGCGGAGCTACACGGAGATCCTGCGGACCAACGTCTTCTCGTTCTTCAACATCATCTTGTTCGTGATCGGGGTGGCCCTGCTGACCCTGCAGCGGTACAGCGACGCCCTGATCAGTGTCGGCCTCGGCCTCATCAACGCGATGATCAGCGCGGCTCAGGAGATCCGGGCGAAGCGCAAGCTCGACCGGCTCCGGCTGCTCGACCAGCACGCCGTCGTGGTGGTGCGCGACGGCACCGAGCTGGCGGTCGAGCCGGACCGCGTGGTGCGCGGCGACGTGCTGCGGATCGCGGCCGGCGACCAGATCGTGGTGGACGGCCCGCTGCTGCCCGGCGGCGAGGTCGAGGCGGACGAGTCGCTGCTGACCGGCGAATCCGACCCGGTGGCCAAGCAACCCGGTGACGATCTGCGGTCAGGCAGCCTGTGCGTCTCGGGCGACGGGCACCAGCTGGCCAGGGACGTCGGGGTGCACAGCCACGCCGGCCGGCTGACCGCTGAGGCGCGCCGGGCCACCACCGACCGGACCCCGCTGCAGCGCCGGATCGAGTTCGTCGTACGCCTGGTCATGGTCCTGGTGGCGCTGATGAGCGGCGCGATCCTGGCGCAGGCCGCGATCGAGGGCTTCACCCTGCTGCGGGTCGTCCAGATCACCGCGGTGCTGTCCGGGCTGGTGCCCTACGGACTGTTCTTCCTGATCGCCCTCGCCTACACGGCCGGCGCTGTCCGGATCGGTCAGCAGGGTGCGCTGGTGCAGCAGGTCAACGCCGTCGAGTCGATGAGCAACGTCGACGTGGTCTGCACCGACAAGACCGGCACGCTGACCACCGGCGACCTGGCCGTTGACGAGATCGTGCCGATCGGCGAGCGGGAGTACGCCGAGGTCGCCCACGCCCTGGGCGGCCTCGCGCACAACGTGACCACGCCCAACCTGACCACCACAGCGATCGCCGCCGAGCTGGGCGGCCCGGTCTGGGAGGTACGCGACGAGGTGCCGTTCGCGTCGTCGCTGCGCTGGTCGGGACTGGTCACCGACGAGGACACCTGGGTGCTCGGCGCGCCCGACGCGCTGGCCGGCCGGCTGCGCGGGCCGCTGCCGGAGGGGCTGGTCGCCGAGCGGACCGGGCGGGGCCTGCGGGTGCTGCTGCTGGCCCGGGCCGAGGAGACCGGCGCGCCGCTGCGGGACGCCGGGCAGCAGCCGGAACTGCCGATGCTGGAGCCGTACGGCCTGATCGCGCTCGGCGACGACCTGCGCGCGGAGGTGCCCGGCACGATCCGCCGGTTCCGCTGCGGCGGGGTGGATCTCAAGGTGCTCTCCGGCGACGACCCGCACACCGTCGCCGCGATCGCCGACCGGGCCGGCCTGGACGTCGGCGAGCCGGTCAGCGGTGCCGCACTGGACGGCCTCGACGACGCCGAGCTGGACGCCATGGTCGCCCGGACCACCGTGTTCGGCCGGGTGGCGCCGGAGCACAAGGAACGGATCGTGCGCTCGCTGCGCCGCCAGCGCCGGTACGTCGCGATGATCGGCGACGGGGTGAACGACGCCCGCGCGCTCAAGCAGGCGCACGTCGGGGTGGCGATGCGCAGCGGCAGCGCGGTCACCCGGGGCGTGGCGGACATCGTGCTGGTCGACGACTCGTTCGCGGTGCTGCCACCGGCCCGGGAGGAGGGCCGGAAGATCATCAACGGGATCGGGATGTCGCTGTACGTCTTCCTGGCCCGGGTCGCCAGCCAGGGCCTGGTGATCCTGGCGGTGACCATGCTCGGGCTGGGTTTCCCCTACTCGCCGACCCAGGTCGGGCTGACCCTGTTCACCGTCGGGGTGCCGACGTTCTTCCTGACCTTCTGGGCCGAGCCGGTCCCGCCGGACAGGCGGTCGTTCATCAGCATGACCCGGTTCGTCCTGCCCACCTCGATCGTCACGGCCGGCGTGGGCACCGCGGTCTACACCGCGCTCTACGAGGCGATAACGCTCGGCTTCAACTCGGGACGCACCCCGGCCGAGGTGATCGACGTCTTCGAGCGGTACACCGGCCTCCAGTACGGCGTCGACGCCGACTTCACCGCGGCCACCGCGACGATCACCGCGCAGACCGGCCTGTCGACGTTCTTCTGCTTCGCCTCGTTCATCCTGATCCTGTTCCTGGCCCCGCCGAACCGCCTGTTCGCCGCCTGGACCGCGCCCACCGACGACCGCCGCCCGGCCATCCTGGTCGGCGGCCTGATCCTGGCCTTCCTCGCCGTCCTCAACGTCCCGGTCCTGTGGACCTACTTCGGCCTGATCGGCCCGACCCGCATCGTCGCCACGATCGTCCCGCTCGCCCTGCTGATCTGGTTCCTGGCCCTGACCGCGGCGTTCCGCTTCAAGCTGCTCGACCGCGCCCTCGGCGTCCACAACCTGCGGCGCTGA